The Pleuronectes platessa chromosome 11, fPlePla1.1, whole genome shotgun sequence DNA segment CAATATACATTTCTCCCTTAGCCCTCCTGTTATCCTCTAATTGAAATAATTCTAATtctaaacaaattataatagcAAATTGTAACTTAAGTGTAATTTTcaagtggtttttttttttatgatgtacTACATGATTAAAGTATTTTTGAATGATTCAAATACATGTTTACATGCTACTATTTACCCACAGCAATGTACACAACACTAAAGCCTTCATTTGTAATACGAATATGTTATTGGCTATACAAGTCTGAGAAGATGTGATCTTGATCAGTGggtgccgtgcatggctgctcactgctctctgcgtcctcctgtgtacaccagatgggtcagagcagaaaacaaatttccctccttgcatgtcgtgtgtgtttgcatgtgtgtgggacaataaatgtaacTCGTACCACTTATCTTATTCATCAGTGGGTAAAATATGGACAGGTTGAAAGATATCTCACTCGTGAGACAAATCGTTTTCCAAACacatttgtcatgttttaatgattattttacacaaataaTGATCCAAataatatacataaacatgtatCCTAGTGTTAATGTAAAGAGCCAAAGTTGGTATTTACTAAATCAGACAGCAGAGAAAATGCAAATACCACTAAAGCATAAGCATATTCTGCTAAATAAATGATACTTTTGTAATAAATGAGAGAACTGTGCCACAATATTAATTTGATCCTTGCTTGAAGTGAATATTgcgtaaaatgtattatttaaacaTGGATATAAAATTGAGTCCTAACTCTAGAATGACTCTCCAGCATCCTCAGCATGACACATCCTCGGCTCTGATAGGAACCTCGGCCCTCTTGATGCTAGTGATATTTGTGTTCATAGCATTCAGTTCTACTAAACCTTTTCCATCACAAGACTATATTAGTGGGGTATAAATGTCCAGTTGATTAATTCCTGTAATGCAACCGTTACGATTATGTTCAAGGCTGCAAAGATTTCACTTGTGTATATGGGCTGCAATCCCTGGGAGACATGTTTTGGAATGGTTTACCAAAGGCCCCGTTTTCAATAGCTTAAGCTGTTTACGCCGAGTAGATCAGTTTCTCAGACGAAGCTAAGTCATCTCATTTgaaatgaatatttgatttcattgcAGCTCTGACCATGGTTCCATTTGACAGACGAAGTGAAAGTAGCAATACTAATCTATTTTAGATTAATAGCCGGCCAGGTCTTAGCTTGCATACTTTCCAATGTGTATTCTTTGCATAGCTACTAATGTAACAAATATTTGACTGTAAAGTCTTTCTTATGTAGTattatgaaatacaaaaaaaacgtaTTGCTGTTCAGCTAATGTTGTAAAACTAAAGTGCTAAATGTTTAAATCTGTAGAAAGTCTTCTTGTAATATACTGTGGTTACTTTACAGAAAGTATTGTAATTTATTATACTTCAATGGTATTGCTATTTACTTTTCAATTATTCACTGTGTTATATGCATCAACGGTCTATAACAAGCGGGGCAGCGGAGGAGTTTTGTCTTGAGTGCAGTGaagtggctcttaaaagagccgttgttatggtcagtggagcagcagtggTTTAAGCTCTCTCTCCGCGGAtacggcgggccagctggatgtccttGGGCATGATGGTAACCCTCTTGGCGTGGATGGCGCACAGGTTGGTGTCCTCAAAAAGGCCGACCAGGTAGGCCTCACTTGCCTCCTGCAGAGCCATGACAGCGGAGCTCTGGAAGCGCAGGTCGGTCTTGAAATCCTGAGCGATTTCTCTCACcaggcgctggaagggcagcttgcggatgaGCAGCTCAGTAGATTTCTGGTAGCGACGGATCTCTCTCAGAGCCACGGTACCGGGCCTGTAACGGTGAGGCTTCTTGACGCCGCCGGTGGCCGGGGCGCTCTTACGCGCAGCCTTGGTGGTCAGCTGCTTCCTGGGGACTTTACCTCCGGTGGATTTACGGGCGGTCTGCTTGGTTCTATATCGTATAGGCTTCGCCCTTTAAGGCTATCGCTAGTGGGTTTATCCCTCGCGCGCATGCGCAGCACTGAAAACTTTAGTCCACGCCCACCAACGGTGGGCCCCACCCCGGTCTGACCTGCATAAATTGGGGTGAGACCGGCCGCTCGCTTCCCATTTTTCTTCAGCCATGAAGCAGCACACTACTTCCAACATCCGCTTGTGCCCGGAATGCCGAACCGGGTACATAATGTCCGATGATCTCCACCCGCGCTGCGAGTCCTGCCTCGGCCCGGAACACGCCGGTCGGGCGCTCACCCCCGGAGCCAACTGTGCGTTCTGCAAACTCCTCGAGGAGCCAGAGAGACGCAGACGAGCTGAGGCTTACGCTGATATGGACGGCGAAGGGTTTGCCTCGCAGCGTGCTTTTAGATTGGAAGAAGCCATCGAATTTTTCAATGATGATCGTGGACCGGAGTCAGCCGACTCCGCTCCCGGAGCTCAAGAGCATTATCCTCCCGTAGGTTCCCCCCTCGGGACCGAGGGGTCGGACCACACTGACGCGTCGGTGTCCGCTCAGCCTTCGGGCATTGGTGCCCTCGTGCAGCTGATGCCAGCAATGATTGAGAAGGCCGCGACTTCCAGGCAGCTGTCGGTGCCATTTCCGCAAGCCGCGGCCACGCCAGATGACCTCATCGGGGTCGTCGCACCGGCACGAAGGCCCCGGCAGGACGCGTGCTGGCCTTGTTTTCCGGGGATCCAGGCTTACGTGGCCCGATCAGCAGAGGAGCCTGGGAAATTGAAGTCCCCGGTCCTCTCTTACACCCCCTTCACAAGAGTGGCGGGGATTTTCCAGGATGGTTTCCCACCTGTGCCTCCTTTAGAGCCGAGCTTGGCCGCTGTCTTCGGCGTGAAGGTGGAACCTGTTGTGAAGGCCAACAGGTTCCGGAGACACCTGTCTCGGGTTTCTCGTCCACAGGATCCCTGGCGAGACCACCGGGCTCCTTCTTACCAGCGGTCGAGGCGCCCCGCCACAGCCGTGGCGGCAGCGTCTCGCCCCCCAGCTTCGGCTGTCcaacccccacctcctcctcgggCGGGCCCGCCAGCTGAACGGCAGAATCCTCGGTGGAAGAATCGGCGCCCGGCCTGTACCTGGTCCAACCAACCGGAGGAACCCCCCAGGAAACAGGGGAAGAGATTCTGACATTCGGAGGGGAATATGTGTGACAAGTTCAAGGGGAGTtttgtaataaaacaaaaaatgttccCCAGAAGAGCAAATCCTCTAAACAGTCTGCCCCTGAGTCCGCTGGCTCTGCTGCCACTGTTTCACACACATTCCCCACACTGTGTGAGCTGTCCGTTGATCCACGGCACAGACTTACAACATTAAGTCAGTACATCTCCTCTGTCACAAAGACAGAGTGTTCCCCCTCACATGTTTCTGCTAACAGTAAGTGTGACCATGAGCCATCGAGCGCCGTCTCAACGCCTCGTATGGAcggcacacacactgtatctgcACTCAGCGTCTCCCGTCCTCCTCTCTCGAGGAGCGAGGTTTTGACTGCACATAACAGATGCGTTCAGGAGCCTTGTAAAATAAAAGGACATCTTAAACGACCATTCTCTGACATCGACGCGTCTTCCCCGTGTCAGCGTCTGACCGCAAGTGCAGTTGAGAGCCTGTGTGCTCCGGGGGCTTCTGCTCAGCCATTTCGCTGTGAGCCCCCCATGGGTTGTTCCGGAGAGTCCTCCGATACGAACAACGGTGGCCAGGGCTCTGGCTTGGCTCGTCACCATGACAACCACAGAGCACCAAGCAAGTGCACGCCCCCTGTCAGAGCATTACTCAGAGTGGCAGCGCGTATGTTTGATGGACAAAGGGATGGACAGGATTGTGAGCCGAGGTTACACTCTACAgtttgcttccccccccccccgcgattCAACGGGATAGTGGAAACAATCCTGTCATCTCAGGAACATTGTCTCGCTCTTCAGTTAGAGCTACAGGAACTTTTGAGGATAAATGCAATTTCCAAAGTTCCCcagggagaggagacacagggtTTTTACTCCCGTTATTTCCTGGTCCCGAAAAAGACGGGAGGAGTGAGACCCATACTCGACCTGTCTCTGTTCAACAACTCGATCATGGAGAGGCGGTTTCACATGCTCACGATCAAACAAGTGTTGGAGTGTGTTCACCAGGGAGACTGGTTCACCTTCATAGATCTGTAGGAAGCATTTTTTCACGTGCCGATCGTTTCGAAGCACAGGAGATATCTGCGCTTCTCATTCCAGGGGATACAGTATCAGTACAACCGCCTGCCGTTCGGTTACTCCCTGGCTCCTCGCACTTTCTCCAAGTGTGTGGAGACGGCGCTGGAGCCGTTACACAGGACAGGGATGAGAGTGCTATTCTACCTGGACGACCTGCTATTATTAGCTCGCTCCAGGGAAGAAGCTGAAGCCTTGGCTTCACAATCAACTGGAAGAAAAGCTCCGCTCACCCCGCCCAGTTCGTGACGTATCTGGGGGTGGAGTTAGACTCCGTCAGCATGAGAGCGCGGCTCTCACAGCAGAGATCAGAAGGTTTTACAGCTCTTCTTTGGCGCGTCACGCCCCCCAATGTTGTGACAGTTCTCTCTGTCATGCGCCTGCTGGGCATGATGTCAGCAGCTCACGTGGTAGTGCCCCTGGGTCTGTTACACATGAGACGTCTGCAGAGATGGTTCATTCGTCTGCACGTCGATCCTGTGAGTCAGCGAAGATGCATGGTTTCAGTTCCTCCCTCGGTGAACGCAGATCTTCTTCACTGGAAGAATCCTTGCACACTGTCAGCGGGAGTGCCGCTGGGCAGAGCGGCATcacacatttcagttttcacaGACGCATCTCTCTCGGGATGGGGGGGGACGTGTCTGTCACAAGTGGTGGGAGGACAGTGGCCAGCCCACATGTCTCTCCACATCAACGCGCTGGAGCTCCTCACGGTGTGGAAAGTGCTCCAGCATTTTGCGTCACTGCTGCGGGATCAACACATCCTGATCCGCACAGACAACAAGGCGACAACAGCCTACATAAATGGCCAAGGAGGTGCACTCCGCGCAGCTGCTGAACATAGcgaggcggctgctgctgtggacacacacacacttcctgtcagtcagagCAGTGTATATTCCCGGTGTTTTTAACACGGGAGCGAACATCATTTCAAGGGGAGGTCCTCGACATGGGGATTGGAGCCTTCATCCCGAACTGGTGATTCAGATTTGGAACAGGTTTGGCAAAGCAGAGGTGGATCTGTTCGCCTCTCGCGGAAACGCACAGTGCgctctgtggttttctctgaGCGTGCGGGACAATCCTCCGCTGGGAGTGGACGCGTTAGCGCATCGGCCGTGGCCCAGGATGCTTCTTTACGCGTTTCCACCGGGGCCATTGATCCCACGGTTCTTGGATCGTGTACGGGAGGAACGGCTGTCAGCCATCCTCGTGGCTCCGGAGCGCACAGGCGCGTCATAGTTTTCATGTCTGCAACGGCTGATATCAGGGTTGCCATGGGAGATTCCGTGGCGCGGGGACGCTCTCTCTCAAGCAGGAGGAGCGATCAGGAATTACCCGATGATAGGTCAGCGTCTGTTGGCCTGGCCGCTGAACGGGAACATTTAGAGAGGCTGGGTCTCTCTCAAGATGTTGTGCGCACTATCCAGGGCGCCAGGGCCCCATCTACCAGAGCTTCATACACATCCAAATGGAGCACTTTTCAGCGTGACAGGCCAGTGTCACGTTCTTTGGCCCCCATTTAGCTCTGGTTTTACGTGCTTTGGTGAAAGCTCCTTTTGAACCATTGGAGCAAATTTCACTTAAATTGTTGTCAGTCAAAACAGCTTTGTTGTTGGCTTTGACATCTGCAAAGAGGGTTAGTGATTTATCTGCTCTCTCTGTGGCACCTTCATGTCTTCGGATCCAAGGAGATGGCAGCTCGGCTATTTTACGCCCTAATCCTGCTTTTACACGTAAAAGCATCACGAGCTCTTTCCGATCCAGGGTGATCACATTGGAGGGGTTTTTCCCACCCCCTCACAATTCAGAGGAAGAGGCCACTTCCCATCTTATCTGTCCTGTGCGCGCGCTGGCCTGCTATGTGGCGCGCACGGTCCCGGTGCGACTTTCTCAGCGTCCGTTTGTGCATTACAGGGAGAATTCTCAAGGGCTCCCTCTGTCGGCACAGCGCCTGTCTCACTGGCTTTGTGAGGCCGTTTCACAGGCTTACATTTCATCGGGCATGGATCCCCCACAGAGCATCAGAGCACATTCCACCAGAGGAATTTCTTCCTCGGCGGCTTTGCATGGAGGAATGACGGTAGAAGATATCTGCACTGCAGCTCCCTGGTCTTCTCCCTGTTCCTTCATCCGCTTTTATCTGCGGGATGTTTCCCGTTTCTCCATGACTCACTCTGTACTGAGTGTTTTGTCAGAGTGATGGATTATTGGATGCCTCTGTATGACGTTCTCCCTTCCATCTTTGGAGATGGGGAGAGACGTTTGATTTCTACTCTGTATTTGCTGGACTGTTACAGTACGTAACTTTCGTCTGCCACGTCTTACAGCAGTAGTCTCTTCCTGACCATTCCATATTggaatatttttcattattccATTTCGATGTCTGGAATGGTTGATGGTTATTAGGCAGATGTGTTTATGCTTGTGGTACTGTACAGACCCAGTGAGGCATGGACAACATCGAGCTTCGCCTTTAACCCACTAGCGATAGCCTTAAAGGGCGAAGCCTATACGATATAGAACGTTAGTTACGTATTGTAACTCTAGATTCCATGAGTATAGGCGCAGCCCTTTAAGTCTTGGGCCTCACTGGTTTTCCTCTATGGCTGAAGAAAAAGCTATTAGTAGGGAAGCGAGCGGCCGGTCTCACCCCAATTTATGCAGGTGAGACCGGGGTGGGGCCCACCGTTGGTGGGCGTGGACTAAAGTTTTCAGTGCTTGACATTCGCGCGAGGGATAAACCCACTAGCGATAGCCTTAAAGGGCTGTGCCTATACTCATAGAATCTAGAGTTACAATACGTAACTAACGTTACGCTTTCCACCACGATACCAACTTTGTCGGCACCCTCTGAGATTTTAATCTTGAAGATCTTCATCTTTTGGTCAGCAAGATCCTGCGACACACTGTCTTCATCAGCATCCTGAAAGAGCAAAAATATTGTTTCTCAGACTATACAGCCAAATGTTAATGTCCTAATTGAACTTCTCCTTAAGTGCATCAAACCCTTTGGACAATAAAATCTATTGAAATAAGCTGTCAAAGCCTATTTaaccatttataaaaaaaaaaatctgagatcATGTTATTGCAAAAGTATATTGCCATCCCAGATAACTTAAAAAGGATTAAACCAGCTCACcaacaaattatacaaattcAATGACACCAGAGAGGATGGTCTGAACTGAATTGTAGATATTTGTAAATTCAATtctaaaattaaatcaatggaTACCtacataaattattttcttcctGACACGCATGTATTgctatttatcttattttacattgacttacaAAGGTTGGTCACATGTCAACCAATCTTTATAAAGCACTGTTAGCTCATTATTGATTCTTGATGTCGACCACAGCAACTGAATAAACTCTGTTCCTTCTGTATCTCTATAAAGGTCTCTCTCAACTGCTTTGTGAATAGTTCTTAGGAAGAAACTCCTAGCTAGGAACTTTAAGGGCTACATTATAAAGACAATAAGTAAACTACTTATAACTTTTGAATTCTGCCAGCTGATGAAACAGATGGATGGGGAGGATTTTGTACTTTAAAATTCCctaatggaaaacaaatgtacaatGCACAATGATTACCTGCATGACTTCACAAACCTTAGTAGCTTGCAAAGAATTACTGGGAGTTACTTGTGATTGTATTTTGACCTTCCCAAGACATACAAGGGGGGAAAGATGAAAGAAATAGTGATCAGCATCTTTATATTTGATGTGTTCTTCAACTTACATCATACTCTTAAGATTTGATCTGTCGATTCCCCGAGGTAAACAATCAAACAACGAATGACAACATCTCTGGATACGTTGATGCTAGGATTGCTTGGAGCCTGAAATGACAAGAATAAACATTATCAACTTCATGGTTTAAGAATCATAGTCAACCTTTTAGAGCTTGCTTTTTGTATGGATTAAACAAACATGACATAAAATGTTATTCAGTGAGCTTTAGATATGTTTGCAGGCAAATTGTGTCacctttggacagagccagactgtttcccccccttttcTGGTTTTAAGCTGGTGTTGTGAACCAGATAATACACAGGAGGGAGAAACAGTCTAGATGTAAACACACATATGTAGCACTTTATTTGTGGATGATCACATCAGACCGTCTTAATAATCACAATCATCATGTGCTTCAAAAGGCTGTTAATCACAACCATTGCAGATTGAGGGGTTTGGTGTCCAATCGACAAAGTAAAACAGAATCAGTCATCTCAAAGCACTACTTGGCAAATCTTAAACCTTGACACCATCATataattgttttaataaattaaatttgtttgcttattttttttttagcagaaATCCTTTTTGAAGATATTGTACTGGACTATCctatatttggagtttttttcctGACACCCACATGAATCTAAACATGGATTACAAAGAATTCGAAACAACTTTTAGATCAATGCAGCTCAATAGAGCACCACACACCTGTGACCTAATTAATCATCATATAATTGAATGTACATTTTTCCAACAATGTCAAAAACTGATTATAAACTTGAATAATTCAGTATCTAATAAAGTTGCAGTTGATTGTATACTTCAAAAGGTATGCAGTTATTTAATATTCTTATTGTAGAGAATCACAGGCCAACATTTCCTCCTGTAGATTTAAGTAATAAGCAAATTAAACCAGTAGTTTGATCACAAAATGCCTAAAATAGAATATCACCAAATATTATACTAATTTAAGTATACCTTGAGTAGAATAGCCTGCAACCTCAACCCCATGGTTCCTCCCTTGGACTGGAAGAGGTTCAGAAGCTTGGGAGTATATTCATCCAGCTTGGACATGAACTTTGATTCCAGGTGCACCCTTGTGATTCTTTGAAACTCGTCCTCAATCTATAAGACGAATAATGAAACCAGCTTTAAAGCCTAAAATATTACAAGTGTACATATTATTCTTAAAAGCAAGAAGCCACCtaacacaaaacatacattttgtatGTAAGAGCTAAATATGCTAAACCAACAGTTCAATCTTTAACAATGGACTAgcaatatattttaattttcaaGCTCCTGTAACTCACATGAGATGCCTCAAACAGAGCGGGCCATCTGGCTTATATGTCCTCTATGGTGGGCGATAGGTTGACGATTTCATTTCTTCTGTGTGCAAATGTTTTTGACATCGTTTCTTTTATCAGTTTGttgttgtccttttttttttacttcagtaaGAAACTTAATCCTCTCTTGTTCTTGActttcttcatcctctcctgcCGGGTAAGGGGGGAGGTAGTTTACCTCTGCCATTCGAGGCTTTTTTACACCTTTTGCTGACTTCTGGTCTGCAGGGCTCTTGCGTTTCAGTGCATTGCACATCACCTCAGGAACACCGTAGCTTTGGAGTTTGGTGCGATAATTTGCCATCTTGTATTTGATGCTTTGTTGCCAGCCATAGTAGCCTGAGAAGGAGCCCGGTTCCTTGAGACATGGATATTTCTTGACAAGTACCTCAGCAACATCACTTATCTGTGCACTTGATGGATAGgctctatatgtatatatagttCCAGCCAGCTTCTCAAGAATGTCTGTCTTAACTTTTGAGGTAGTCAGAAGGGTTCCATTCTTTGTGTAATCTTCATTGGCTCTTTCAAGGTACATTTCAGTTTCATATGCAAACTGTGGAATGGGGAACTGCTTTGGCCATGGCTGGCTTCGTTCTGTGGGACTTCGCCTGGGCAGGATAATAGTGTCCGATGAAGAAGTTGTCCCAGGAGATGATTCTTCATTCGACCCTGCATATGATGAATTTGACTGCTGACCAAAGGAACTGTCCAAACTTTCTTCATGCGGAAGCAAGTTAAGAATAATCGGGGCAGCTTGAACAACCTTTATGGTATCCTTGTGTTTAATTTGGTCACTCTTATGAAAAGTGAAGTAATCCTCGAATTCCGAGTCCAAATACTGAAGACTGAACTCGTCCGAAACTCCAAATGTCTCCTTCACAACAGtttgcagctcctccacagtgGGTGGGATTCCTAATGGATGGAACAACTTCTCGATTCGGTCATCAAGCAATACTCGAAGCTTTGCCTCCATCTCTGCAAGCCTGAGAAGAATGTAAATAGAAAAAGATTGAATATCATTACAAGCATAAACTTATTGATGAGACAAGACATTCATGTGTGTAGAGTGTGCCACCAGATTCAATTGagttaaaaataattagttCATTATTAATTAAAGAGAATGTGTAAtggttatttaaataaaaattcatTCAAAGTTCAAAATGTTTCCTTAGGCTGtcttaaataaatcattaacagaattttctttgaaaataaaaattattaaattattttataaaaccATTTTAAATCTATCTTTTTATCATTACATTTAATCACGGCCTGCATTTCATAGTCAATATCACGATACATTTGTTTACTGCCATTTTCCATTGTGATCCCTTTTTAAGAAaactttattcaaataaaagttgTGTCAGCAGGATGCCAACTAAATGGGGTCCAACCACCAAGGAAGCAACACGAACTCTAACTGGCTACTTTTTGTGTTGCCGTGTTTGTTGTGAGTCATGTGTCAAATCAGAATTCATACTGATAACTTGTGTGTTGGACTGACTTATGGTTTAC contains these protein-coding regions:
- the LOC128450953 gene encoding histone H3-like gives rise to the protein MYPVRHSGHKRMLEVVCCFMAEEKWEASGRSHPNLCRAKPIRYRTKQTARKSTGGKVPRKQLTTKAARKSAPATGGVKKPHRYRPGTVALREIRRYQKSTELLIRKLPFQRLVREIAQDFKTDLRFQSSAVMALQEASEAYLVGLFEDTNLCAIHAKRVTIMPKDIQLARRIRGERA